Within the Candidatus Dependentiae bacterium genome, the region GTGACGTGGTTGACGTAGTTATAGCACGCACTCGTAAAGAAAACCGTCGCGCTGATGGTAGTTATATCCGCTTTGGTGACAATGCAGGTATTATTATCAAATCAGTGGAAGACAATACGCCTATTGGATCCCGTGTGTTTGGTCCTATAGCAAGAGAATTACGTGCTAAAGGTTTTGATAAAATAGTATCGTTAGCACCTGAAGTTGTATAAAGGATAGACACACATGTTACGTATTAAAAAAAATGACACGGTAATTGTTCTTACGGGTAAAGATAAAGGCAAACGTGGTACTGTACTTGAAATAGTGCTAGATAAAAATCTAGTTAAAGTAAAAGGTATTGCTGTTGTAACTAAACACGTAAAAGCAAAACGTCAAGGTGAAAATTCAGGTATCGTTAAACAAGAAGGTTATATTAACGCTTCTAACGTAATGCTGGTTTCACCTGTTGATAATCAACCGTGCCGAGTAAATTTCAAAACACTTGAAGATGGTAAAAAAGTTCGTGTATCTA harbors:
- the rplN gene encoding 50S ribosomal protein L14 encodes the protein MLQKESYLEVADNSGAQLLQVIHIFGSTGKRYARLGDKVKCAVKKAIPGGQVKKGDVVDVVIARTRKENRRADGSYIRFGDNAGIIIKSVEDNTPIGSRVFGPIARELRAKGFDKIVSLAPEVV
- the rplX gene encoding 50S ribosomal protein L24; protein product: MLRIKKNDTVIVLTGKDKGKRGTVLEIVLDKNLVKVKGIAVVTKHVKAKRQGENSGIVKQEGYINASNVMLVSPVDNQPCRVNFKTLEDGKKVRVSNRTQQTI